One genomic window of Notamacropus eugenii isolate mMacEug1 chromosome 6, mMacEug1.pri_v2, whole genome shotgun sequence includes the following:
- the LOC140511189 gene encoding uncharacterized protein — MRKLILFLLVTLGVGESPTPTQETSGDAHHWAFIPNPPWVRAMRWGEKIPTLVLHGSLSRMFGGTGFESIGKSNSSQPRMNFTGLIAGLPLCLQKKVVGRWTGTWVFNNVAADATWCANITLGHETLAYPGDSRLFRLWTWVIEGQDIDKKREIGLRHRPYCTKMNGAQDMGQKREVISRSGPQRSKRNDPYVSIYRNYSGFVSFEDCQSHQCQQTVLFLEHYNESLTSCHNLSHFRPDRYVSGYPSPRYVTNKGSDTAGIERVIAAIGGQTVQSFVGPFIIVRPNGKIITNHISLTARVCLGSSHAFMWDRASQSTLVPHMNMTGIFNLTCPNCSVHECMGPQFDKGRLYIIARPKYALTVVKTQGWYRTPADNIMSVLDQKITSMMRFKRCISCVVLGITLLVELIVSSTALAMSVSNTQNSVQEANALHDLMRNVSEGFQRQAQMDKEFYNAIRALQKAVLFLGHEVAYLELQSKLQCDYRYNTFCLTPKQYDATEMAWEKIRAQLQGVISDNMTLELQQLIQLAENINQASHEDLLPHKTAQNILDFFQHADPWHSLKTWLISLGSGVLTLLILVAIIPILLKWILLTIRNSLFSTKHTVLAMKEQLYQNKKGEL, encoded by the coding sequence atgaggaagttgattcTGTTTCTATTAGTGACTCTTGGGGTCGGAGAAAGTCCAACTCCGACCCAGGAGACGAGTGGGGATGCACATCACTGGGCGTTCATCCCGAATCCTCCGTGGGTGAGGGCCATGAGATGGGGTGAGAAGATACCAACACTAGTATTACATGGCAGTTTATCACGCATGTTTGGGGGTACGGGTTTTGAATCTATAGGTAAATCAAATAGTTCACAGCCAAGGATGAACTTTACTGGATTGATCGCTGGATTACCGCTCTGTCTTCAAAAGAAGGTTGTTGGACGATGGACTGGTACATGGGTTTTTAATAATGTAGCGGCTGATGCGACATGGTGTGCAAATATAACTCTGGGACATGAGACTTTAGCATATCCAGGGGACTCTAGACTTTTTCGCCTATGGACTTGGGTCATTGAGGGACAAGATATAGATAAAAAACGAGAAATAGGTTTGAGACATAGACCATATTGTACAAAAATGAATGGGGCACAAGACATGGGACAAAAACGAGAAGTGATTTCTAGATCTGGACCACAACGTAGCAAGAGAAATGATCCTTATGTCTCCATTTATCGTAATTATTCAGGTTTTGTATCATTTGAAGATTGTCAGTCACATCAATGTCAACAGACTGTGTTATTCTTAGAGCATTATAATGAGAGTCTTACCTCTTGTCACAACCTATCGCATTTTAGGCCAGATCGCTATGTCTCAGGATATCCTAGTCCTAGATATGTTACTAACAAGGGTTCTGATACAGCAGGGATTGAACGGGTGATTGCCGCTATTGGGGGGCAGACAGTACAAAGTTTTGTAGGACCATTTATTATTGTAAGACCAAACGGTAAAATAATTACAAACCATATTAGTCTTACGGCGCGAGTGTGTTTAGGATCATCTCATGCCTTTATGTGGGATCGTGCAAGTCAGTCTACACTCGTGCCACATATGAATATGACAGGGATATTCAATTTAACTTGTCCGAATTGTTCGGTACATGAATGCATGGGGCCACAATTTGATAAAGGAAGGCTTTACATCATTGCTAGGCCAAAGTATGCACTCACAGTAGTGAAAACGCAAGGATGGTATCGCACTCCGGCTGACAATATTATGTCAGTATTAGATCAAAAGATAACAAGTATGATGCGATTCAAAAGATGTATCTCATGTGTAGTGTTAGGTATAACCTTATTAGTTGAACTAATTGTTAGTTCTACTGCTCTCGCAATGTCTGTTTCTAACACACAGAATAGTGTCCAGGAAGCAAatgctcttcatgatctcatgcgCAATGTCTCAGAAGGATTTCAACGTCAGgctcaaatggataaggaattttACAATGCTATTCGTGCTTTACAGAAAGCAGTACTGTTCTTGGGACATGAAGTTGCATATCTAGAATTACAATCAAAGTTGCAATGTGATTATAGGTACAATACTTTTTGTCTTACTCCAAAACAATATGATGCAACTGAAATGGCATGGGAAAAGATTCGGGCTCAATTACAAGGTGTAATCAGTGATAATATGACCTTAGAGCTCCAACAATTGATTCAATTGGCAGAAAATATCAATCAGGCTTCCCATGAAGACCTACTTCCACATAAAACTGCTcaaaatatcttagattttttccaacaTGCTGATCCCTGGCACTCACTAAAAACTTGGCTAATTTCATTAGGATCAGGAGTACTAACATTGCTTATATTAGTTGCTATTATaccaatattattaaaatggatATTGTTAACAATCCgtaattccctcttctccactaaACATACCGTGTTGGCTATGAAAGAACAACTgtaccaaaacaaaaagggggagttgtaa